Proteins co-encoded in one Burkholderia ambifaria AMMD genomic window:
- a CDS encoding lactonase family protein, with protein sequence MPNRLREHDARASTRGFPLRLAHWMKGFALVLSLSATSSFAQQSPAPADGAFHLLVGTYTGRGSDGIYVYRFDTKTGSVAPVSSAKTVNPSYLLPSRDGRTVYAVNELPGDNGPATQRGGISAFGFDPKTGALTFIDRVSSEGNDPCYLALSPDGKYLVTANYSVAADPGGSFAVFPTRDGGSVGPAVLTVHHEGTGPVKGRQDGAHVHSTVFSPDGRYLFVQDLGADKLYGYRYTVDGSRGLISPTDTRYTPVKTGSGPRHMVFGADGRFAYVTSELNASVEVFGYHDGKLTPVQTLPMTVPGFKGKVGGGAIHLSPDGRFLYVTNRGDVNEIVIYAVNQTDGRLKTVGRQSSLGKTPREFLIDPTGKWLIVGNQDSDTFYVFSRDVETGQLGANPQKVALGSPVDFKLVPVAQ encoded by the coding sequence ATGCCCAACCGTTTACGCGAGCATGACGCACGCGCTTCGACACGAGGGTTCCCGCTTAGGCTCGCTCACTGGATGAAAGGTTTCGCGCTCGTGCTTTCCTTGTCCGCGACCTCCAGCTTTGCACAACAATCGCCGGCACCGGCCGACGGCGCCTTCCACCTGCTCGTCGGCACCTATACGGGGCGCGGCAGCGACGGCATCTATGTGTACCGCTTCGATACGAAAACAGGCAGCGTCGCGCCCGTGTCGTCGGCGAAGACGGTAAATCCGTCCTATCTGTTGCCAAGCCGCGACGGTCGCACCGTCTACGCGGTCAACGAACTGCCCGGCGACAACGGACCGGCCACACAGCGCGGCGGCATCAGCGCGTTCGGCTTCGATCCGAAAACGGGTGCGCTCACATTCATCGACCGCGTGTCGTCGGAAGGGAACGACCCGTGCTATCTCGCGCTGTCGCCGGACGGCAAGTACCTCGTCACGGCGAACTACTCGGTCGCGGCCGATCCGGGCGGCAGCTTCGCGGTGTTCCCGACCCGCGACGGCGGCTCGGTCGGTCCGGCCGTGCTGACCGTGCACCACGAAGGCACGGGGCCCGTGAAGGGCCGCCAGGACGGCGCGCACGTGCACTCGACGGTGTTCTCGCCCGATGGCCGCTACCTGTTCGTGCAGGATCTCGGTGCGGACAAGCTCTACGGCTACCGCTACACGGTGGACGGCAGCCGCGGGCTGATCAGCCCGACCGACACGCGCTACACGCCCGTGAAGACCGGCTCCGGCCCGCGTCACATGGTGTTCGGCGCCGACGGCCGGTTCGCATACGTGACGAGCGAACTCAACGCATCGGTCGAGGTGTTCGGCTACCACGACGGCAAGCTGACGCCGGTCCAGACGCTGCCGATGACGGTGCCGGGCTTCAAGGGCAAGGTCGGCGGCGGCGCGATCCACCTGTCGCCGGACGGCCGCTTCCTGTACGTGACCAACCGCGGCGACGTGAACGAGATCGTGATCTACGCGGTGAACCAGACGGATGGACGACTGAAGACCGTCGGCCGTCAGTCGAGCCTCGGCAAGACGCCGCGTGAATTCCTGATCGATCCGACCGGCAAGTGGCTGATCGTCGGCAACCAGGACAGCGACACGTTCTACGTGTTCAGCCGCGATGTCGAAACGGGGCAGCTCGGCGCGAATCCGCAGAAGGTGGCGCTCGGCAGCCCGGTCGACTTCAAGCTGGTGCCGGTGGCGCAGTAA
- a CDS encoding glycoside hydrolase family 15 protein, whose amino-acid sequence MPALIEDYALVGDGHTAALISKEGSVDWLCWPRFDSGACFAALVGTPEHGRWLLAPAADAAITHTSRRYRGDTLILETDYESADGAVTVIDFMPPGNGWSELVRIVVGRHGTMKMRMELVLRFDYGFSIPWVTQLSRENGVKAIAGPDTVVLRTPVELTGKNLHTLAEFTVSADERIPFSLGYAASHLRLPPARDPLSMLARTENYWLEWSGRCQVQGRYAAAVRRSLITLKALAYEPTGGIVAAPTTSLPEKIGGNRNWDYRYCWLRDATITLLALMRGGYYDEARAWRTWLGRVMAGSPEQIQIMYGIAGERRLPEMELDWLPGYQDSKPVRVGNGAANQLQLDVFGEIMAALHLARVGGLQADDTVWSVQCALLDHLEKIWQEPDEGIWETRGGRRHFTFSKVMAWVAFDRAIKSAEMFRLPGSLDRWRALRDRIHADVCDNAWHEGKQSFAQSYGSDELDASVLLMPLLGFLPPEDPRIVGTVEAIERELLHDGLVMRYRTTEYDDGLPPGEGTFLACSFWLVDNYALLGRIDDAHRLFSRLLALSNDLGLLAEEYDPVEGRLVGNFPQAFSHVALVHTAMNLMHHEDAMARAAGQPAPAPAMATGR is encoded by the coding sequence ATGCCCGCCTTGATCGAAGACTACGCCCTCGTCGGCGACGGACACACCGCCGCGCTGATTTCGAAAGAAGGCTCCGTCGACTGGCTGTGCTGGCCCCGCTTCGATTCGGGCGCCTGTTTCGCGGCGCTGGTCGGCACCCCCGAGCACGGCCGCTGGCTGCTCGCGCCGGCTGCCGACGCCGCGATCACGCACACGTCACGCCGCTACCGCGGCGACACGCTGATTCTCGAAACCGACTACGAAAGCGCCGACGGCGCCGTCACCGTGATCGACTTCATGCCGCCCGGCAATGGCTGGTCGGAACTCGTGCGGATCGTCGTCGGCCGGCACGGCACGATGAAGATGCGCATGGAGCTGGTGTTGCGCTTCGACTACGGTTTCTCGATCCCGTGGGTCACGCAGCTGTCACGCGAGAACGGGGTGAAAGCAATCGCCGGACCCGATACGGTCGTGCTGCGCACGCCGGTCGAGCTCACCGGCAAGAACCTGCACACGCTCGCCGAATTCACGGTGAGCGCCGACGAGCGCATCCCGTTTTCGCTCGGCTACGCGGCGTCCCACCTGCGGCTGCCGCCCGCGCGCGATCCGCTGTCGATGCTCGCGCGCACCGAGAACTACTGGCTTGAATGGTCGGGGCGCTGCCAGGTGCAGGGCCGCTACGCGGCCGCCGTGCGCCGCTCGCTGATCACGCTGAAGGCGCTCGCGTACGAGCCGACCGGCGGCATCGTCGCGGCGCCCACCACGTCGCTGCCCGAGAAGATCGGCGGCAACCGCAACTGGGACTATCGCTACTGCTGGCTGCGCGATGCGACGATCACGCTGCTCGCGCTGATGCGCGGCGGCTACTACGACGAGGCGCGCGCGTGGCGCACGTGGCTCGGCCGCGTGATGGCCGGCTCGCCCGAGCAGATCCAGATCATGTACGGGATCGCCGGCGAGCGCCGGCTGCCGGAAATGGAACTCGACTGGCTGCCCGGCTACCAGGATTCGAAACCGGTGCGCGTCGGCAACGGCGCCGCCAACCAGCTGCAGCTCGACGTGTTCGGCGAGATCATGGCCGCGCTGCATCTCGCGCGCGTGGGCGGCCTGCAGGCCGACGACACGGTCTGGTCCGTGCAATGCGCGCTGCTCGATCATCTCGAGAAGATCTGGCAGGAGCCGGATGAAGGCATCTGGGAAACGCGCGGCGGACGCCGTCATTTCACGTTCTCGAAGGTGATGGCGTGGGTCGCGTTCGACCGCGCGATCAAGTCGGCGGAGATGTTCCGGCTGCCCGGCTCGCTCGACCGCTGGCGCGCGCTGCGCGACCGGATTCATGCTGATGTATGCGACAACGCGTGGCATGAAGGCAAGCAGTCGTTTGCACAAAGCTACGGCAGCGACGAGCTCGACGCGAGCGTGCTGCTGATGCCGCTGCTCGGCTTCTTGCCGCCGGAAGACCCGCGCATCGTCGGCACGGTCGAGGCGATCGAGCGGGAATTGCTGCACGACGGGCTCGTGATGCGCTACCGCACGACCGAATACGACGACGGCCTGCCGCCCGGCGAAGGCACGTTTCTCGCATGCAGCTTCTGGCTGGTCGACAATTACGCGCTGCTCGGCCGAATCGACGACGCGCACCGGCTGTTCAGCCGGCTGCTCGCGCTGTCCAACGACCTCGGGCTGCTTGCCGAGGAGTACGACCCGGTCGAAGGGCGGCTCGTCGGCAATTTCCCGCAGGCGTTCTCGCACGTGGCGCTGGTGCATACCGCGATGAACCTCATGCACCACGAAGATGCAATGGCGCGCGCGGCGGGCCAGCCGGCCCCCGCCCCGGCCATGGCGACGGGGCGCTGA
- a CDS encoding polyhydroxyalkanoate depolymerase: protein MLYQLHEFQRAMLSPLTAWAQAASKSFANPSSPFSLMPGATRMAAAYELMYRLGKDYEKPEFNLHQIVKDGHNIPIVEQTIVEKPFCRLLRFKRYSDDADAVTQLKDEPVVLVCAPLSGHHSTLLRDTVRTLLQDHKVYITDWIDARMVPVEVGPFHLHDYVAYIQEFIRHIGARNLHVISVCQPTVPVLAAISLMASRGEDTPLTMTMMGGPIDARRSPTSVNSLATQHSTSWFENNVIHTVPANYPGEGRHVYPGFLQHTGFVAMNPERHAQSHWDFYQSLLRGDEEDAEAHRQFYDEYNAVLDMAAEYYLETIRVVFQEFRLAEGTWDVEGERVRPQDIKHTALMTIEGELDDISGSGQTHVAHELCTGIPQDDRRSLTAEKCGHYGIFSGRRWRTIIYPQLRDFIREHAPEPKNGMAKKPTEAPVTTTLAAVPSSKQPETTRATVAKRVRAKAPAATVAPARTPAAKAAPAAKSAGSTRAKSLRARKAA, encoded by the coding sequence ATGCTTTACCAACTGCACGAATTCCAGCGGGCCATGTTGAGCCCGCTTACGGCCTGGGCCCAGGCCGCCTCCAAGTCGTTCGCCAATCCGTCCAGCCCGTTCTCGCTGATGCCCGGCGCGACGCGGATGGCCGCCGCTTACGAGCTGATGTACCGGCTCGGCAAGGATTACGAGAAGCCCGAATTCAACCTGCACCAGATCGTCAAGGACGGCCACAACATCCCGATCGTCGAGCAGACGATCGTCGAGAAGCCGTTCTGCCGGCTGCTGCGCTTCAAGCGCTATTCGGATGACGCCGACGCCGTCACGCAACTGAAGGACGAGCCGGTCGTGCTGGTCTGCGCGCCGCTGTCGGGCCACCATTCGACGCTGCTGCGCGATACCGTGCGCACGCTGCTGCAGGATCACAAGGTGTACATCACCGACTGGATCGACGCGCGGATGGTGCCGGTCGAGGTCGGCCCGTTCCACCTGCACGACTACGTCGCGTACATCCAGGAATTCATTCGTCATATCGGCGCGCGCAACCTGCACGTGATCTCCGTGTGCCAGCCGACGGTGCCGGTGCTCGCGGCGATCTCGCTGATGGCGAGCCGCGGCGAGGACACCCCGCTCACGATGACGATGATGGGCGGCCCGATCGACGCGCGCCGCAGCCCGACCTCGGTGAACTCGCTCGCGACGCAGCACTCGACCTCGTGGTTCGAAAACAACGTGATCCACACGGTGCCCGCGAATTATCCGGGCGAAGGCCGTCACGTGTATCCGGGCTTCCTGCAACACACGGGCTTCGTCGCGATGAACCCGGAACGCCACGCGCAATCGCACTGGGATTTCTACCAGAGCCTGCTGCGCGGCGACGAGGAAGACGCCGAAGCGCACCGCCAGTTCTACGACGAATACAACGCGGTGCTCGACATGGCCGCCGAGTACTACCTCGAGACGATCCGCGTCGTGTTCCAGGAATTCCGGCTCGCGGAAGGCACGTGGGATGTCGAAGGCGAGCGCGTGCGTCCGCAGGACATCAAGCACACCGCGCTGATGACGATCGAAGGCGAGCTCGACGATATCTCGGGCAGCGGCCAGACGCACGTCGCGCACGAGCTGTGCACGGGCATCCCGCAGGACGATCGCCGCAGCCTGACCGCGGAGAAGTGCGGTCACTACGGGATCTTCTCGGGCCGCCGCTGGCGCACGATCATCTACCCGCAACTGCGCGACTTCATCCGCGAGCATGCGCCGGAACCGAAGAACGGCATGGCGAAGAAGCCCACCGAGGCACCGGTCACGACGACGCTCGCCGCCGTGCCGTCCAGCAAGCAGCCCGAAACGACCCGCGCCACCGTCGCGAAACGCGTGCGCGCGAAGGCACCGGCCGCCACCGTTGCTCCCGCCCGGACGCCAGCCGCGAAGGCCGCGCCCGCCGCGAAAAGCGCGGGCAGCACACGGGCGAAATCCCTTCGCGCGCGCAAGGCGGCCTGA
- a CDS encoding TetR family transcriptional regulator yields the protein MNQPKIKRDPEGTRRRILMAAAEEFASGGLFGARVDQIARRAETNERMLYYYFGSKEQLFTAVLEHAFSALTEAERVLDLDGVAPVEAVTRLAHFIWDYYRDHPELLRLINNENLHEARYLHKSTRIREMMSPIVAKLGNVLMRGQKAGLFRGDVDPLHFYVTLSGLGYYIVSNRFTLAATLGRDFSDADERAEMVRMNTEVLLAYLLRR from the coding sequence ATGAATCAGCCAAAAATCAAAAGAGATCCTGAAGGTACGCGCCGTCGCATCCTGATGGCGGCAGCCGAAGAGTTCGCGAGTGGAGGGCTGTTCGGCGCACGCGTCGATCAGATCGCACGCCGGGCCGAAACCAACGAGCGCATGCTCTATTACTACTTCGGCAGCAAGGAACAGCTGTTTACGGCCGTGCTCGAGCACGCGTTCTCCGCGCTGACCGAGGCGGAGCGCGTGCTGGATCTCGATGGCGTCGCACCCGTCGAAGCCGTCACGCGGCTCGCGCATTTCATCTGGGATTACTACCGCGATCATCCTGAGCTGCTGCGGCTCATCAACAACGAGAACCTGCACGAAGCGCGCTACCTGCACAAGTCGACGCGGATCCGCGAGATGATGTCGCCGATCGTCGCGAAGCTCGGCAACGTGCTGATGCGCGGCCAGAAGGCCGGGCTGTTCCGCGGCGACGTCGATCCGCTGCACTTCTACGTGACGCTGTCGGGGCTCGGCTACTACATCGTGTCGAACCGCTTCACGCTCGCCGCGACGCTCGGGCGCGACTTCAGCGACGCCGACGAACGTGCGGAGATGGTCAGGATGAACACCGAGGTGCTGCTCGCGTATCTGCTGCGACGCTGA